The DNA region CTCCATTTCTCATGTGTTTTGATAACATATCATTACTCATAACTGAGTATAATCCATCACTACATAAGAGAATTGAGTCATCTTTTTGTATGTTATTTTCAAAATAAAAAATTTCTAATTCATCATTTATTCCAATAGCATTTGATAAAACACTATGCATTCCTTCTTCATTATGGTCATATGAAAGTTGTTTTAGTTCTTCATCTCTTTTTATATATATACGGCTATCTCCAACATTTGCACCATATAATCTATTTCCATCAATTACAACGATAGTTAATGTTGTGACAAGTTCTGGTCTTTCGTATTGATCTATAGATTCTTTATATAAAATTGAGTTAATAGATTTAATAAAAGATTTGATAGATTTTTCAATTGTCCATGCAATAGGTCTATTTTTGAAGTTATTAATTAAATGAGTTGTAACTCTTTTTGCAGCTTCTGCTCCTGCTATTGCAGAACCAACACCATCGCAAAGAACGGCAACAGTTATATTATCAGATACTTTAATATCGTAAAAATCATCTCCTGTTAGCTCAGCTCTTTTTGCTAACATAAATCCTGTCGCTTTTATATTATTTTTACTCAAGTTAACAACTCCTAAAGTATTATGTATATATTTAAATTAAAACTTCAAATAAATTCTTAATTTAAATATAAAAAGAGACTCTTTTATTAAGAGACCTTTTTATAAGTTTTTTAGATTCTACCACCAGCGGTAACACCCCAAGTTGTTCTCCATCTAGTTTTAACTAAACTGATTCCTGAAATTGCTACGATTACAACTACTGCAAAGATCAAAAAACCTGCTGTATATCCGTCAAATGCACCTTTTGACCAACCTAGTGTTTTAATCAGAGCTGTTCCTCCAAGACCACCAGCACATCCAACAATTCCTGTCATTATACCAATATCTTTACCAAATCTTTGTGGAACTAACTGGAATACTGCACCATTTGCCATTCCAAGATTTGCCATAATTAAGAACAGTACTAAAATAGCCACTGCAAATGGTAATTCAACGGTTGCATTTATAATTGCTAGTAAGGCAACAATACCATAGAAAAAATATAGAGATCTAACTCCACCAATTTTATCTGCAATATTTCCACCAACAGGTCTTAATACTGCACCTGCAAATATACATAAAGCACCAAAGTAACCAGCAATTACTTTTACATTTCCTTCATCTAATACATCTATACCAAATGCAGCCATATCTACTTGATAAGTATTCATTAAATATACTTTCATATATCCAGCAAATCCAACAAATCCACCAAATGAAACTGCGTAAAATAATGAAAACCACCATGTATCTTTATCTTTTAATAGTTTTCCATAATCTTTTAATTTTTTAGGATTTGCTTTATATACAGATTCAGGTGCATCTTTTGCTAAGAAAAGATAAGCAACAAAAACGACAATTGCCATTGCTGCACCAACTCCAAATACTGAATCCCATCCCCAGATTTCTGCAATTTTTGGCGCAAATAAGAAATCAATTACAACACCAATATTACCAGCACCAGCAATACCTAAAACTACACCTTGAAGTTTTGGCGGATACCATTGTCCAGCTTGTGGTAAAGCAACTGCAAATGAGGCACCTGCAAAACCAAGACCAAGAGCAACTATTAGTAGTTGATTATATGTAATATTGTCACCTTGTAAATAAGCAGTTAATAATGCAGCAATAACAATTGCTTGTGAGATAAGTGCTGTCATTTTTGCACCTAGTTTGTCAACTCCAAACCCTAATACAATTCTTAATATTGCTCCTGATAAAATAGGAAGTGATAATAATGTAGCTTTTTCACTTGCTGTCATTATATGACCACCTAAAGCTAAAGCTTCAGAAATTTCTGTACTAAGTGGTCCTAACATTGTCCACACCATAAAACTCATATCAAAATATAAAAAAGCCATGAACAAAGTAGTTGCGTGTCCTTGTCCTTTTAAGTCTTTTAATCCTGCCATATATATCCTTCTGTAACTGTTTTGTGAAAGTATATAATTAATGATAAAAAAAAAGTATATAAATGTGTATAAAATATATCCAATATATAAATACTATATAAACAGATATAAAATATACAAAATAGATGAACAATAAATATACTTGATATATAAATTTATTTTAATGAAAATTTAATAAAAGGAAATCAAATATAATATAAAAAAGCTAATATATAGGGTTCAAGAAATTAATTTAATGAAAAATTAAGAATTATATGTATAAAAAATGAACAATAATAATGTATGTTTTATCAGAATTTACTGATACAATACTCTTATCAAAACATATACAGTGTTAAATTAAGGAGAGTAGATGTTAAAACAGGTATTAAAAATTGGTTTAGGTGTTTCAGTTGTTGCTTCAACTTTATTAGCAGCCCCAGAGAAAACAAAATTAAAAATAGGTTTTATTGCACTAACTGACTGTGCTCCATTAGTAATTGCAAAAGAGAAAGGATTCTTTAAAGCTGAAGGTCTTGATGTACATGTTGCAAAAGAAGGTGGTGGATGGCCAGGTATTCAGCAAAAAGTAATTTCTGGTGAATATGATTTTTCTCATGCACTAGCAGGTATGCCTATTGCTGCAACACTTGGAATCAATGGAAATGCTCATTTACAAGCTTTATTATCATTAGACTTTAATGGTAATGCAATTACATATGGTAATAATATTATTGCAGAGATGGAAAAATATGGTTTAGATAAAACAAAAAGACCAGTATCTGCTGAATCTCTAAAAAAATATATTGATGCAAAAAGAGCAAAAGAGGGTGATAAGTATGCCCCACTTAACTTTGGTATGGTTCACCCAGTTTCAACTCACAACTATGAGTTAAGATATTGGATGTCTGCTTCTGGAATTAAGCCAGACCAAGATTGTACTATCAAACCATTTCCACCACCAACAATGCCATCAAACTTAATTGCTGGAAATATTGAGGGTTATTGTGTTGGTGAGCCTTGGAATTCAAGAATTGTACTTAAAGGTAAAGGTTCGGCACTTGTAACAAATTATGATATCTGGAACAATAATCCAGAAAAAGTTCTACAAGCAAGAGCTGATTTTGTTAAGAAAAACCCTGAAACTACAAAAGCTGTTATGCGAGCAGTTATTAAAGCTCAAAAATGGTTAGATGAATCATGGGAAAATAGAGAAGAAGCTATTGGTTATTTAGCTAAGAAAAACTATGTAAAAGCCCCAAAAAATGTACTTAGAAAATCTATGTCAGGAACATTCCTTTATAACAAAGGTGTAGATTCTGCTAATCCAATGTTTAATGTATTTGCAAACAACTACGCAGCGTATCCATTTTATTCACATGGAATGTGGTTTGTTACTCAAATGTATAGATGGGGACAACTTGATAAACCAGTTGATATGAAAGCATTAATTGAAAAAGTTTATAGACCTGATTTATTTGCTGAAGTTGCAAAAGAAGTTGATTATAAGTTACCTCCAAGTCCATGGAAAAAAGATGGTGTTGATGAATATAATAAATTCTTAGATGGAAAAGTTTGGGATCCAAATAAAGCAGTTGATTATATCTTTGATTTCAAAGTTCAAAACTCACTTGTTTCAAAAGAAGATTTAATGAAAGCTAACTCATGGAAAGTTGAAACTAAACAACCTGGTTATACTTGTCATTATGGTCCTGCTGGATGTGCAGATCCAAAATATGTTACTAAATAAAGTATCAAATTTATAAAAAATAAAAAAAGATAAAGCCCTAGGGGCCTTGTCTTTTTAAATGCCTAGTTATATTTTCATTTCCTTCTATTTAAGATACTAGGCATTTAAAAGAACAAATTAAAAAAACAAAAGGTTAAATTTATGAACAAAGAAACACTAAAAAAGATATTTCTTCCATTGATTGTATTAGTTTTAATAATACAAGTATGGTCGGGTATTGCTAAGATTGTTGAGGATTTCCCAACTCCAAGTGATACTTATGTATATGCTTTTGGTGGAATTACAACAGATGGTGATGAAATTGATGGTGTTTTATCTGATCCTTTTTATATCGAGAACCAAGATGATAAAGGACTTTTTTGGCAAATCTTAGCATCTCTTGAAAGGGTATTTGGTGGGTTTGCACTAGCAGTTTTAGTTGGTGTTCCAATTGGTTTATTAATTGGTATGAGTAAAAATATGCAATATGCACTTGATCCTTTTATTCAAATTTTTAAACCAGTTTCACCACTTGCATGGCTTCCATTATTGTTATTTGTGTTTCAAGATATTAATACAACTGCAGTTTCAACGATTTTTATTACATCGATTTGGCCAATTATTATAAATACTGCACTTGGTGTTAAAAATGTAAATGAAGACTATTTAAATGTTGCAAAGGTTTTACAGTTTACTCCAATTGAAAAAATCTTTCAAATAATTTTACCTGTTGCTGTTCCTTTTATTTTTACAGGAATGAGATTATCTTTAGGTATTGCATGGCTTGTAATTGTCGCAGCTGAGATGTTAACAGGTGGTATTGGTATTGGATTCTGGATTTGGGATGAGTATAACAATCTTGCTTACCACAATATCATTATTGGTATTATAGTTGTTGGTATTATTGGTTTTATCTTAGATGTTATGATGGGTAAAATCGCTGATTATTTTGATTATAGAAAAAAGATGTAAGGACATAAACAATGAGTAAGAACTTTTTAGAATTAGAAAATATCCATAAAACTTTTCCCCTTCCAGGTGGAAAAGAGTATAAAGCCGTTGTTGATGTAGACGTGAAAATAGCTAAAAATGAAATTATTTCAATTATTGGGCATAGTGGTTGTGGTAAATCAACACTTTTAAATATGATTGCAGGATTAGATGCTCAAACAGAAGGTAATATTATTTTAAATAATAAAGAGATAAAAGGACCAGGTCCTGAAAGAGCTGTCGTTTTTCAAAATCACTCTTTACTACCATGGTTAACTGTATATCAAAATATTGAAATGGCAGTTAAAAAAGTAATGCCTGGTTTAAGTTCATCAGAACTTAGAGAAAGAGTTGAAAAGTTTGTTTCTATGGTAAATCTTGACCATGCAAAAGATAAATTTCCAGGGGAAATTTCTGGTGGTATGAAACAAAGAGTTGGTATAGCAAGAGCTTTATCAATCAAACCAGATGTTTTACTTATGGATGAACCTTTTGGTGCACTTGATTCATTAACTCGTGCAAACTTACAAGAACATCTAATGAGAATTCAGCAAAAAGTTGAAAATACAGTTATTATAATTACACATGATATTGATGAAGCAGTACTTTTAAGTGATAAAGTAATTATGATGACAAATGGTCCAGAAGCAACTATTGGTGAAGTTTTAGAAGTAAACTTAGAAAGACCAAGAAATAGAGTTGAACTTCAACACGATCCAGAATATATTAGATGTAGAGAAGCAATTTTAAGTTTTCTTTATGAAAAATTTGCAAAAGAAGATGAATAATAAAAATAGTTTTAAAGAAGAAGAGAACAGAGCTCTTTTTCTTTAATGTAAATTATAAAATCACAGAATATTTCTCTGCAGCTTTTTCATCCCATTGGATTCCACTTCCTTTACAATCACTAATTATCGCATTTCCATTTTCTAAAACAAGAGGATTTTTTAATATTGGATTCCACCAATCACAATATTCAAGCCAGTTTGTAGTTGGTGTACAACATAGAAGTTGAGCACTAATTTCTGGCCAAAGATGACTTGAAATTTCTATATTATGAGCATTAGCAATAGCAGCTGCTCTAATCCATCCTGTTACTCCACCAATTTTCATCACATCTAACATAATATAATCTGAAGCATTGGCTTGAATTGCATGTTGCATATCAAGAATTCCCCACCAATTTTCACCACATTGAATAGGAGTTTTTGTCTCTTTTGCAATTTTTGAATGTCCAATATAATCATGGGCTAAAGTTGGTTCTTCTATCCATGCTAATTTTTCTTTGTCTAATATTCGATGTCTTTTAATAGCTTCTATTGGAGTTAAACTTTGGTTATAATCAACCATAATTGACATATCTTCACCAGTAGCTTCTCTCATTGCTTGGATTACTTCAATATCTTCTTCTACTGTTGGATAACCTATTTTTGCTTTTATCCCCTTAAGACCTTTTTCTGACCATTCTTTAGCAACTTTAGCACAAACTTCAGCTCCATCATAACCTACTGCTCCATATGCTTTAATTGGCTTAGCTTTTCCACCTAATAGATTTGTCAAAGATAGGTCTTTTTGTCTAGCAAGGGCATCCCACAAGGCCATATCAATACCTGCAATTGACATTCCAACTAAACCTTGAGTTCCTAATAATCTAAATTGTTTATTTAATTTTAAAAAGATATCCAAAGGAACTAATCTCTCTCCTATAACTAAAGGTTCTAGATTTTGAATAAAATCAGCTGTGGCTTTTAACGCTAGTTTAGTATAGGTAAAAATCATACTATGGCCAATATTTCCGTCACTCATTGATATATCTATAAGAATTAGAGGTGATTCAGTAATAATTCCACTTGCTGTTTGGTGTGGTGTTTGCATTGGAACAACAACAGGTCTAACTCGAATAGATTTGATAGTCGATATATTTTCACTCATTAAATATCCTTTATCTATTATTTGACTAATCAGTCAAGTAAAAGTTTATCAAAATTAGAATATCTAGTCAAGAGTTAAGTAAAAAAAAGGTGAAGAACGAATTCTTCACCTTTTTTATGTTAAGTTATATCAAATTTTATTTTAGAATCATATACTCATCATCGTAATAGATTGTATCATCAAGAGCAATTACTTTTTGTTCATTATCAAAGTCAAAATCATAAATTGTTTCTGTTTCAAAATCATTTGAGATATTGATTAAAAAACCTTGTGATTCTAAGGCATATAATGAAGTTCCATATGCTAAAGCATAGAATTTAGCATATTTATATTTTTTTCTATTAATAATATTTAGTGAAATATCAGTTTTAACAATTTGACCATCAATTGTTGCAATATAAATATTATCATCAACTGAAATAATATCTCTTACATTGTAATCTTTTAAATTTAATACACCATCACCAACAGAGATAACTTTATTCGCTGTTGCTGCAACTAAAGTATCTTTAATAACATCTAGGAAAATTATATTATTAAACTCACCATTTGCATCAACTACAATGTTTTTAATAACTTTATTATTTGCTTCTGATACTACTACAATTTTTCCATCCAAAGTTGGGAATAGAATAATATTACTCATAAAGTGAGGGTTTGCAATTCTTGTATCATTTACATATGAGTGAGTAAAATATTCTTTAAGTAATATTTTATCAGTATCTGTATTGTATAGTTGAATTGAATTATCAGAAAATAAAAGTGCAAGTTTATTCTCTTTTAGTGTTGCAGCAATAACAACTCCACCAACTTTTATCTCTTTTTTATCTAATAAAACAGAATCTTTATAATTAGATGCAATAACAACATCATCACTTATATTTAAAAAATTATAACCTTCAGGAATTTTAAATTTTGAAACACCTCTTTTAGTGATAATCTCACCACTATCAAGTGTTGCTCCATCTTTATTCATTGATATAATATCTCCTGCTAGAGATGCTTTATTATTTTCATAATCACCAACAGTATATTCAGGTTCATAAAACTCTTTTCCTGCACAACCTGCAAGAATAAAAATTAATCCAGCGAAAAGAAGTAAGTGCTTCATTTATTTGTCCTTATTTTGTAACTAAATAGTGGTTTAATATGTTTACTAATTCACTTGCTTTTGAATCAACAGGAATAAGTTTTAAAGTAGCTTTTGCATCTTCAAACTTTCCGTCATTTACTTGTATTAAAGCTTTATTAAAAATTGCAAATTCTTTAAGTAAAAAATCATTTTGCATTGACACTGAATTTAACTTGTTAATATCTTTTGCATTAAGTGCTTTTTGATAATCATTTAATTCTTTTAAATACTTAACTTGAATATCTGCCTCTTTACCATCTTTTGTAGCTTGTACAAACTGAGCTACTTGATATAACTGTAGGTTTTTTTCTTTTAATGTAGCCATCGCTGCACTATCTTTAGGGTTTTCAATTAATTTATTATATGCAATATTTGCATCTAATTTATTAGACTCTTGGATATTCTTTGTTGTGTATAAACCAATAACTGCACCAATAACAATTACAACTGCTGCTATTATAATTAATTTATTTTTTTTATAAAATCTTTCTACTTTTACAAAACTCTCTAAGAATTTTTCTTCACTGTTAAGTTCTTCTTTTACGTAATTAACATTTTCTTTTAGACTCATTTAAAACCTTCTTCAAAAATTAAGACTATATAATACAAAAAAAATCATAAAACCTTACTTTTATATAAAATTTTATATAATACATACTCTTATAATAAATAAAAGGTAAATAATGAATAAATTTTTAATAATTTCATCATTAGTTTTATGTTTATCTCAATCAATAGTTGCAAAAGAAGAAGTAAAAGAGTTAAATCAGACTAGATTCGAATCATTATCTAAGTTAACTCAAGTTATTGGTACGGTTGAGAAATACTACGTTGATGATATAAAGCTCGAAGAAATAGTAAATAAGTCTTTAAAAGGTTTAATGCAGGAACTTGATGCACATTCAAATTATCTTGATAGAAAATCTTCAAAAGAGATGAGTATTCAAACTCAAGGTGAATTTGGTGGATTAGGAATTACAGTTGGAATGAGAGATTCAGCATTAACTGTTATTTCTCCAATTGATGATACTCCTGCGTTTAATGCTGGAGTTAAAGCTGGAGATATAATTTTAAAAATAGATACTACATCTACTTTAAACATGACTTTAGATGAAGCTGTATCTTTAATGAGAGGTAA from Arcobacter sp. LA11 includes:
- a CDS encoding nitrate/nitrite transporter, with protein sequence MAGLKDLKGQGHATTLFMAFLYFDMSFMVWTMLGPLSTEISEALALGGHIMTASEKATLLSLPILSGAILRIVLGFGVDKLGAKMTALISQAIVIAALLTAYLQGDNITYNQLLIVALGLGFAGASFAVALPQAGQWYPPKLQGVVLGIAGAGNIGVVIDFLFAPKIAEIWGWDSVFGVGAAMAIVVFVAYLFLAKDAPESVYKANPKKLKDYGKLLKDKDTWWFSLFYAVSFGGFVGFAGYMKVYLMNTYQVDMAAFGIDVLDEGNVKVIAGYFGALCIFAGAVLRPVGGNIADKIGGVRSLYFFYGIVALLAIINATVELPFAVAILVLFLIMANLGMANGAVFQLVPQRFGKDIGIMTGIVGCAGGLGGTALIKTLGWSKGAFDGYTAGFLIFAVVVIVAISGISLVKTRWRTTWGVTAGGRI
- a CDS encoding CmpA/NrtA family ABC transporter substrate-binding protein, with product MLKQVLKIGLGVSVVASTLLAAPEKTKLKIGFIALTDCAPLVIAKEKGFFKAEGLDVHVAKEGGGWPGIQQKVISGEYDFSHALAGMPIAATLGINGNAHLQALLSLDFNGNAITYGNNIIAEMEKYGLDKTKRPVSAESLKKYIDAKRAKEGDKYAPLNFGMVHPVSTHNYELRYWMSASGIKPDQDCTIKPFPPPTMPSNLIAGNIEGYCVGEPWNSRIVLKGKGSALVTNYDIWNNNPEKVLQARADFVKKNPETTKAVMRAVIKAQKWLDESWENREEAIGYLAKKNYVKAPKNVLRKSMSGTFLYNKGVDSANPMFNVFANNYAAYPFYSHGMWFVTQMYRWGQLDKPVDMKALIEKVYRPDLFAEVAKEVDYKLPPSPWKKDGVDEYNKFLDGKVWDPNKAVDYIFDFKVQNSLVSKEDLMKANSWKVETKQPGYTCHYGPAGCADPKYVTK
- the ntrB gene encoding nitrate ABC transporter permease, giving the protein MNKETLKKIFLPLIVLVLIIQVWSGIAKIVEDFPTPSDTYVYAFGGITTDGDEIDGVLSDPFYIENQDDKGLFWQILASLERVFGGFALAVLVGVPIGLLIGMSKNMQYALDPFIQIFKPVSPLAWLPLLLFVFQDINTTAVSTIFITSIWPIIINTALGVKNVNEDYLNVAKVLQFTPIEKIFQIILPVAVPFIFTGMRLSLGIAWLVIVAAEMLTGGIGIGFWIWDEYNNLAYHNIIIGIIVVGIIGFILDVMMGKIADYFDYRKKM
- a CDS encoding ABC transporter ATP-binding protein; translated protein: MSKNFLELENIHKTFPLPGGKEYKAVVDVDVKIAKNEIISIIGHSGCGKSTLLNMIAGLDAQTEGNIILNNKEIKGPGPERAVVFQNHSLLPWLTVYQNIEMAVKKVMPGLSSSELRERVEKFVSMVNLDHAKDKFPGEISGGMKQRVGIARALSIKPDVLLMDEPFGALDSLTRANLQEHLMRIQQKVENTVIIITHDIDEAVLLSDKVIMMTNGPEATIGEVLEVNLERPRNRVELQHDPEYIRCREAILSFLYEKFAKEDE
- a CDS encoding enolase C-terminal domain-like protein gives rise to the protein MSENISTIKSIRVRPVVVPMQTPHQTASGIITESPLILIDISMSDGNIGHSMIFTYTKLALKATADFIQNLEPLVIGERLVPLDIFLKLNKQFRLLGTQGLVGMSIAGIDMALWDALARQKDLSLTNLLGGKAKPIKAYGAVGYDGAEVCAKVAKEWSEKGLKGIKAKIGYPTVEEDIEVIQAMREATGEDMSIMVDYNQSLTPIEAIKRHRILDKEKLAWIEEPTLAHDYIGHSKIAKETKTPIQCGENWWGILDMQHAIQANASDYIMLDVMKIGGVTGWIRAAAIANAHNIEISSHLWPEISAQLLCCTPTTNWLEYCDWWNPILKNPLVLENGNAIISDCKGSGIQWDEKAAEKYSVIL